CTCGTCCAAGCGCGTTAGCGCCCATCTCCGCGGTGGTGCGGCATTTGGGCGGCGACGAGGAGTGGCGGAGTAATCCATACGGATATAGAGGTGGTCGCTAAGTGTTTccacctcctccgccacccTCCAACCGGACACGCGGCGCGCCGCAGAGGGCGTCGCCCATGAAAGGTCGACGATGGACTCCCCCTGCGGACGCACGCACGTGCTCGCGGTGCCCCGGTTCAACAGCCGGAGCCCGTTTGCCGCCGCCCAGTCGAGCACCGCCTCACCCCTCGCGTTGGTGCTGGGTGACCCCCAAACTTGAGCTTTGGAGTTAAAGTCTCCCAGCACCAGGAGTGGACGGGGTAGACAATGCGCAATGCACGTGGATACCCCGTCCAAAAACTCCTCAAACGCCGCGAGGGTCCAGCTGGGCGGTGCATAAATGCCCACCACCGCGGTACCATCCCAGTTAACTGCCACGAATCCTCGGCCGCGGTAAATTAACTCGCAGACCGAGGATCCGGGCAAAGGTTTCCACGCAATGGCCACGGAGCCCGATTCGTCCCCAAACCAATGCGGATGTTTGGGGACTTTATATGGCTCCGCGGCCACGGCCAACCCTACCTGCCACTCAGCCAGGGTGTGGACAAACAAGTCCTGAGCCCTGGCCGAGTGGTTCAGGTTGGCCTGGACAACAATGCCCTTGGGTGCCATTAGTTGGTGGTTTCCATCACCCCCTCCGGGGCTTCACCACTCTGCCCACCTGGCGCGTGTCCATCTGCCACTGCCAAATGTGCGGGGTCCTTACCCTTAGCAGCCTCCACCGTTGCTGCCGCCCGCTCCTTGCGTAACTGTCTGCCACGCCGCCGGGAAGACTGGGCGCACGATTTAGCGCCCAATCTATGCCCAGCCGGCCTCCCCAGATCGGTACACAAAGGGCACCGGGGGGTCGCTGAGCACTGTCCCGCGACGTGGCCAGACTCACCGCACTTGTAGCACCTGCTTGAGCGGTCTACAGATGCATTGCACCGCTGCCTCACGTGCCCAGCTTCGAGGCAGCGGTAGCATTGGAGCGGGCGCGTGGGCAACGCTTCCACCCTGGCTGAAAGCCAGCCAACTCTAATCCGCTTGGCGGCCACGATCTTATTCAAGGCCGCCAGTGGGCAGCGGACCCAAATCGTCCCAACACCCACGGGGGATGTCCGCACCTCTCCAGTGCGGACATCACTCCCGTTGCAACCCGAAGCTGCAACAACAGCGTCGCGGACCTCGGATGACGTCACAGAAGGGTCGAGGCCAACGATGCGGCATTCCCCGCACTTTACTGGCCTCGACACCTTCACAACGTTATGATCAAAAAGGACCCTGAGGCGGCCAGCCAAAGCATCAGCTTTGGCCGCACCGCCCTCCCCAGGGACCTCCAGAACCATCGCGCCGGTCACCGCTTGCCGATAACGCACCTCAGCGATGCCAACCTCGGCAAGCGGCACCTTCTCCCTGGCCTCCCTCATAATGTCCGCATATGACCTGGGACCGCCCGGTGCCACCGTAATGGTTACCGCGGCGGTCCTCGGAGGCTTAGGCAGACGCCGAGTGCCAGGCCTCTTAGGAGGATCCGGTGTGGGGCGGCCAGCCGCAGGCTTCTGCTGCACCACTGCAGTAGCCTGTCGCATCACCTTCTTCGCCCTCCTACCGACCACCTTCGACCATTCCTCAGTGGTCGCAGCAGGTGCAGGTGGCGGAGGAGGATGTGGTGGAGGAGGTGGAGGAGGGACAAGGGCACCTCTCCCTCCATCTGCAGGCGGTGTTCGGCCAATAACTCCACCCTGCCTCGCAGCACTAGGGGTCTTCCGTCCCTTACTCTCCCTTGCTTTCGCCTTCGTCGGCGGAGCAGTCGTAGGGCGCTGCCGGTCTGCACGCTGGTCGATAGTCCGAGGAGACCTGACGGCAGGAAGCAGCTCCTCCCGAAGCGCCGTGATCTTTGTCTCAATCAGTCGCTCCACCGCGCCGATAAAACGGTCAAGGTCGCCCCCTTGCGAAAGTGGAGGAGCCGAAGGAGCAGCAAGGGGAGGAGGACACGGCGCGGGGGGTCGGGGCGAGGGAGCCCGGGGTGAGGGCGCACACGGTGAGGGAACCCGCGAACACACCGCACTGGAGGGAGACCGATCCCCTCTAACCCGTATAGGGGTCCCTGACGATGGGACCACCTCCACCTCCATGGAGCCCGGGGAAGGACATCCGACGGTATCCTCCCTGGTGGCCGACACGCTATCTCGGCGTGCCATACTGGGCCTACCACGGGTACCAACGCCCAGTCGGGACTTAAGCCCGTCCATCTCCCGCCGCAGAACCTCGACCTCCCTCCTCATGGCGTCAAGCTCCAAATCCCTCGCACGGAGCTTCTGCTGAAGGAGAATATTCTCCCGCTCCAGCTGCGGGGCGTCCACAGATGTTCGGGACTGCCTATAGGAGTGCACGGCCGCTGCTAGAATATATCTGGTGGACTCTCTCATTGCTCGCACATATGTGCCCTTCAGGTTTTTGGAATTAGAGGCCACCTTTTCCAGCACACGGCCGTGCTCCAGAGCCTCAGCTACAATCTCCGCATCAGACTGCCCATCCATTCTCTTGGCGATATCGTCAACCTCGTCAAGAGGAAGGGCAGCCCGGCACGGCGGTCGCGGATCCACGGTCGGGTCGAATACCGCCCTCTCCGCAGCGGATTCCGCCTCCTTGCGGTGTGTCTCAAGGAGCTGTCTCTTTGCCTCTGCGCGCGCCCGATACTCTCCCGCAGTCTGCGGCTTCGTGCGCTTGCGCGAGGTCATGCGGCCCAGCGACGCTACCGAGGAGATGGATATATCACTCTCCTCGCCACTATCCGCACGCTCCGACGCGGCAAAAGGCGACCGGTCCCGCCTAAGGGAACGGGATCCGCTGCTGTCGACCCTCGACAACCGTAATATCGGGGTCGCAAAATCTCCGCGCCGCCCTGCTTCCACTAAGCCCCCGGACGTCGAGGGGCTAGGGTCACTCGAGCGCGCAAGGACAGCCCCTGCAGATGATGTTGCAGGTGACCTAGCTGTCCTCTCCTTGGCTAGTAACATAGCCATCCCTCTAGTGAGGACAGCAGCCTCAGAGGCCGTGGAATCCACGGACCCCCTTCGACTGTTGGCCTCTACTACATGAGGGGTCGCCAGGGCAGTGCTAGCACTTTCCCGACTTCCCCTCAACTCCTCCACATCGTCACGAAGCGACGATCCCTGGGGATGCGCCGCAACCTCCTCATCTTCACACAAAGTTTTTTGTTTAATAGAATCCATATAATTCCCACGAATGTGGTCGGAATGGAGGTCCACCCcggcagagccgccttaccgGGGTAAGCCTAAatactcggggggatcggcaggtgcccccgagggaaccgttagagaccgccctgtttaacgcctgggcggccacgcaatccTCGGCACGGTTACCTTACACCTTGATTTCAGGCGTCCTCGCTCGctcccgccgcccccgttttcatcCCTCGGCGTGAGCCTTACCGGCATGGGAGGCcctgccagggtccgaagaccccgccggcatcgcctcacgcTTCACAGAGACTACttgaagacgacgggagcaccccctTTTATGTGGACTCATACcacaaggcaggggataccgtggccgtattccgccccgcgaaccacacagcggattttttatagaggtttactcctcgcgggccagccggttaaggcaagccccccgttcctgcaagacatgactacaggcttacggtgtgagcataggccccccactggggacccgccgttctcccgttagcatagaggccctcacccttgggaagccaatcgccgaagcaattgacttccgaagagcgtagagtgcctctatcccagcgaacaccacgtggaggtgggagatccgacttgtgccaccccggcaccagttcgtccgccaacctaacctaacctaacctaacctttttttttttttttttttttttgagtcaGGAAACCTTGCATAGGTTTCCCCGATCCTTCGGGGAAGGACCAGGGAATATGCCGGATTCTTACCGGCTAAAACCTGACTATGGAGCCTTCATCGCG
The sequence above is a segment of the Megachile rotundata isolate GNS110a unplaced genomic scaffold, iyMegRotu1 scaffold0370, whole genome shotgun sequence genome. Coding sequences within it:
- the LOC143266359 gene encoding uncharacterized protein LOC143266359, with amino-acid sequence MALQLAIKESKDRAWDEFLGSLERDRWGRPYKLVMEKLRPWAPPVAETLDPQFLGSVVEALFPREEHPTRTGPLLRLPRSDGVEVTVEDLVRAVRRVKARSTAPGPDGVPSRVLSLVLPHLGQRVARLFTACLREGTFPGIWKRGRLVLLRKAGRPEDEPSSYRPIVLLDEIGKLFERVIAERLVAHLSGVGPDLAPCQFGFRKERSTVDAVRRVRAIAEAATSRGGLAIAVSLDIVNAFNSLPYWAIEEGLVIHCVPGELRDIVSDYLRGRTVECVDREGVTRVWTVERGVPQGAALGPDLWLVGYNAALTVPLPDGVFGTCFADDTHILAVGRDWGRTSRNLEVGIAAVVSAIRRLGLEVAPRKTEAMAFCHPRGDKPPEGAVVRVDGVEVRIGTEMRYLGLLLDSHWSFEGHFNALAPRLGRTADALARLLPNLRGPSESVLSGHGCFAEYLCRMGRESSPQCYHCGEGPDTAQHTLSECPAFAWERHFLQCEVGDEEVAAHPQGSSLRDDVEELRGSRESASTALATPHVVEANSRRGSVDSTASEAAVLTRGMAMLLAKERTARSPATSSAGAVLARSSDPSPSTSGGLVEAGRRGDFATPILRLSRVDSSGSRSLRRDRSPFAASERADSGEESDISISSVASLGRMTSRKRTKPQTAGEYRARAEAKRQLLETHRKEAESAAERAVFDPTVDPRPPCRAALPLDEVDDIAKRMDGQSDAEIVAEALEHGRVLEKVASNSKNLKGTYVRAMRESTRYILAAAVHSYRQSRTSVDAPQLERENILLQQKLRARDLELDAMRREVEVLRREMDGLKSRLGVGTRGRPSMARRDSVSATREDTVGCPSPGSMEVEVVPSSGTPIRVRGDRSPSSAVCSRVPSPCAPSPRAPSPRPPAPCPPPLAAPSAPPLSQGGDLDRFIGAVERLIETKITALREELLPAVRSPRTIDQRADRQRPTTAPPTKAKARESKGRKTPSAARQGGVIGRTPPADGGRGALVPPPPPPPHPPPPPAPAATTEEWSKVVGRRAKKVMRQATAVVQQKPAAGRPTPDPPKRPGTRRLPKPPRTAAVTITVAPGGPRSYADIMREAREKVPLAEVGIAEVRYRQAVTGAMVLEVPGEGGAAKADALAGRLRVLFDHNVVKVSRPVKCGECRIVGLDPSVTSSEVRDAVVAASGCNGSDVRTGEVRTSPVGVGTIWVRCPLAALNKIVAAKRIRVGWLSARVEALPTRPLQCYRCLEAGHVRQRCNASVDRSSRCYKCGESGHVAGQCSATPRCPLCTDLGRPAGHRLGAKSCAQSSRRRGRQLRKERAAATVEAAKGKDPAHLAVADGHAPGGQSGEAPEGVMETTN